The genomic interval GGTCAGCTGAGCGCGGTCGAAGCCGGGCGGCAGGGGGATGTCGGCCAGCACCTTGTCGAGGGCGTCGCCGGCCCGTTCGGGGGTGACGATGCTCGCGGGCAGGGCGGCCAGCCACGTCTCGACGCCGACCTGCTTGACCTTGGCGATCACCTGGTCGAAGGCGGCTCTGGTCCAGCCGCCGCCGGTGCGCAGCTCGACGAACGTGCTGCCGGAGGGCTCGAGCATCGCGGCGAAGTCGTCTGCGGTGTACGTGAAGACGTCGGCCTTCCTCCCGGCGACCTTGGTGGGCTCGGGGACGCTCTCGCGCTTACGGTCGTCGTGGTAGCTGGTGTAGGCGGTGGCCGGGTACCAGGTCATCTGCAGGGAACGGCCGTCCTTGCGGAAGACGATCTCGCCGGAATCCTCGGCGAAGCCGTTGACGTCGGTCGCGGTCCAGCCGGGCTCACCGATCAGCAGGCGCGGATTCTTCTCGGCGGCGGCCAGGGCGAGCGCCGAGAACCTGCCGTTCCCTCCGGTCATGGCGGGCGCTGTGGTGGCGGGGGCGGCCTGGGGGCGTACGGGGTTGTCGCGGGTGACGACCGTGACCGCCAGCACGGCGGTGACCGCGGCGGCGGCGGCCAGGGCGGGCACGAGACGGCGGGCCAGGGACACGCTGGGCTTGTCGCCGATGATCTCCTCCAGGAGGGCTTGCTTCTCGGCGTCCACGTCGATCCGGCGGTACGGGTCGGCCCCGCGCACCAGCTCATCGATCCGGTCGTCGGTCATCGCCCCTCCTCCGGGGTGGTCGCGGTCAGGACGTCGAGCACATGTCCGGCACATCCGGGATCGTCACCGAGCACTTCGCGCACCCTCGCGCGGGCCCGGGACAACCGCGTACGGACGGCGGCGGCGCTGATGCCGAGCACGATCGCGGCCTCACGGGGCCTGAGCCCCTCCCAGACGGTCAGCGTCAGCACCTCTCGGTCGAGGTCGCCGAGGCTGCCGAGCGCGGCGTGCACAGCCAGCCGCTCGGGCACCTCGGCGCCCGGGTCCCTGGTCACGGCGGTGAGCCGGCGGCGCAGGCGGACGCCGAGCCGTTCGCGGCGGATCCCGGCCCGGTGGTGGTTGGCGAGCACATTGCGGGCCACGCCGTACAGCCAGAGCCGGGTCTCGTCGCCGTCGGGCAGCTCGCGACGGCGGCGCCAGGCGACCAGGAAGGTCTCGGCGACCACGTCGGCCGCGTCGGCGGGCTGTTCGACCCGCCGCGTGGCGTACGCCAGCAGCGACTCGAAGTCGCGAGCGTACGCGCGACGGAAGCGGCCCTCGTCAGCGTCCTCGGTTTCGGAGTCCTCGGTTTCGGAGTTCACCCTCGCCCCATGTCCGGCAGGGGGCCAATCGTTACAGGTGACTTCTATACGGCTGCCCGCGAGAGCTGGGGGTGCTCGACCGTGGGGGCGTGCAGAGCCGCCACGACCAGCGGAATCGGGTCCTGCGCAGGCGGTTCGGGCACGGCCGGACGCTCCTCGTCAGCGGCTTGCCGGGCGGCCGGGCGCGGCTCACGGGCCTCGATGACAGGCGGGTGCGCCGCTGCGGCCTCCGTATCCGCTCCCATGACGGTCGGCCGCGTCTCTGCAGCGGCTCGCATGACCGCGGGACGCGACTGTTCGGCGCTGGTGCGGGCCCGGAGGGCCAGTGGCGGCCGGGCCGCTGTGACGACGGGAAGCTCGACGGTCGGCTCGTTCACGGACGCCAGGGACACGGCGGGAAGGTGCCTGGTCGACTCGGCCACGGCCGGGTCCGCCACCGCCCAGGCGGGCGCGGGCACGGCGGGCGCGGGCACGGCGGGCGCGGGCACGGCGGGCGCGGGCACGGCGGGCGCGGGCACGGCGGGCGCGGGCACGGCGGGCACTGCCGAGGCGGGCACTGTTGGGGCGGGCACTGCCGAGCCGGGCACTGCTGGCGCGGGGAGGCGGCCCGCGGAGCCGGCGACCGCCGAGGCCAGCTGCACGGCGGGCACTGCCGAGCCGGGCACTGCCGGGGCGGGGAGGCGGCCCGCGGAGCCGGCGACCGCCGAGGCCAGCTGGAGGACGCTGCGGTCGCGGGTGGCCGGGTCGAGGCGGGCCACCAGGTCGGCGGCCAGCTCGCGCAGCCGGGGAACCAGCGCCGGGTCGGCGTCGTCGACGATCACCGCGTGGTCGGCCGGGTCGGCCAGCCGGGCCCGGACGCGCCGGGCGTGCCGGGGCTCCTCGGGCGGGCGGATCCACAGCCCGGACTGGATGAGCTCGACCACCGCGTCGCCGGTGTAGTGGTAGACGCGCGGCGAGATCTCCTCGCCCACCGCGTCCGGCGGGCGGTGGCTGAGCACCCGGGGCAGGGTGGCGCCCGAGCGGGGCAGGTAACCCAGCTCCCGGGTGTGGGCGACCCAGCCGTGGCGGCCGTCGAACGGCACGGTGACCAGGCGGGGTTCGGCCGGACGCCCGGTCGGGAGGCCGCCGAAGCAGATCACCGGCGCGTCCAGCAGGTCGGCGAGCGCCTGCCCGAGCGGGGCGCCGGCCAGCCGTACGGGTCCGTAGTGGACGAAACGGGCCTGGTGGCGGCCGCCCTCGGGCAGGCCCTGCCAGAACCGGGCCACGTCGTCCAGCGGCAGCTCGGGCGTGCCGGGACAGCCCAGCACGACGGTCAGCGTCTCGGGCTGGCACGGCACGGCGGTGGACAGCCACTGCCAGTGCGCGGCCACGGCGGCCTCGTCGCGCGTGTCGTGGATCCAGACGCCACCGGGCAGGGGCTCGGCCGCGGCGTGGGCGCCGGTCGGCAGGTAAGCGGCCGCGGAGGCGTCCCAGGACGGGCGTGGATAACGCTTCCCGGCCCAGCCGGGGCCGTGGCCGGGCTGGTGGCGCACCCAGCCGCTGTCCTGGGCGGCGTGCACGAACAGGGTGCCGGCGCTGCCCCGTACGACGTGCCCGTGCGGCGCGGTGACCGGGCGGCCGAGCCGGTCCGAGAGCCACTGGCCGGCCAGCGCGACCGTGTCGGGCGGGGCGCCGCAGACGACCAGCCGGATCCCGCGGCGGCGGCGCGGCAGCTGCCGGCCCACCGCCTCCCACAGGCCCATCGGCAGCTCGTCGTGCAGGTCGAGCACGACGATGTCGTTGTCCTGGTCGGCCGGCATGCCCATGGCGATCGACAACGCCTCGGCGCCGATCTTTTCGCGGGCGTGCAGCACGAGCGTGTTGCCGACGGTGTGGCGGCCGATCGGGGTCACCGGCGCGGGGCGGGGCATCCGGCTCAGATCATCCCGGCCCGCAGCGCGTACGCGACCGCGTGTGACCGGTTGCGCAGCTTGAGCCGGTGGGTGAGGTTGTGGATGACGTTCTTGACCGTACGCTCCGAGTAGCAGAGCTCCCCCGCGATCTCCTGGGTGTCCTTGCCGTCGGCCATCAGCCGCAGCACGTCCACCTCGCGCGGGGTCAGGCCGGAGGCGTTGAGCCCGTTCGGCGCGAGCACCTCGCGCTGCAGCCGCTCGATGTGCTTGAGCAGCTCACCGACCATGTTGGGCGGGAGCACTCCCCCGCCGGCGGCCGCGGTCGTCACGCTGTGCACGAGCCGCTCGGCGCTGACCGCGCCGCGGGGCAGGATCGCCACCACCCGGTTCTCGATGGCGACGAGCAGCTCGCTCTCGGTGATCGCGTTGACCACCAGCACCACCGGAAGGCCGGTCTCCAGGGCGGTGCGACGCAGCACCGTCACCACCTCGGCACTCACCTGCTCGTAGGCGAACACGAGGACGTGCGCGTCGTTGCGCTCGGCCGGACGCAACAGGGATATCTCCGGCGCGGACTGCAGCAGGGCGGTCAGTCCTGCCTGGCTCAGCGGGTCCGAAGCCTGCAGGACCACCCGAACTCGTTCCACCGAAACCTCCGTCTGCGTTGAGTGACGCCGGCCAGTCAACGGAGGCAACCTTCAGAAAATCTCCAAGCGCCGGGCTCGGCCGCCGATTCGGAAATCAATGGTGTCAATGCGTAACCGGAGGATATTCGCTCGGTCACTGTGGGCGGCGCCGGGCCTGGCGCAGGGCCTCGATGTATTTGGGAAGCTCCACCGCGGCCGATTCCAGGCGGCCCGGCGCCAGCTGATCAGCGAAGACGGCGTCGACCGTGTCGTCGGAGAGCTCGGCCCGCACCCCCGGCGGCGCCTGCTGCCGCCCGCGGAGCAGACGCAGGCGGGCCTGCACCTCGGCCAGGGTTCGCTCCAGGCCCGCGATCACCGCGTCGGCCTGGCCCGCGTCCAGCCTGAGCCGCCCCTCGGCGGCGAGCACGCGAAACAGCTCGCCCGCGAAAGGGCTGGTGGTGAGGTCGGGTCCGGCCGGCACGCGTCGAGTCCATCAGCCGCGCGCCCGACGGGGAAGCGCTTTCGCAGTTCGGTGCCCGGATAACCCCCGCCGGACGCCCGTGCGAACATCCCGGCGCGCCTCTTGGAGAAGCTTGACAAAGGGAAGTAGGAATAAGGGCGCGGAACCGGGAAATTGACGGCATTCAGTGAGCTCAGTCACTGTTGTCGTCAGTGGAGCGGCGCCGCGAGCATTACGGGGGAACAACGAAACCGGCCGGAACAAACGCTTTTCACCAGCCGGAAAAGCGGGAGCGATCCCCTGGCGACAAGGTAAACAAAAGATGTCGGCGAAGTGCGAGGGTTTGGACCTTCGTCTTCTCGGACCGGTGCGCGCGTCGGTCGGCGGGGCGGAGGTCGCTTTCGGTTCGGCGCGCCGTACGGCGGTGCTCTGTGTGCTGGCCCTGCGGGCCGGTCGGGCCGTCTCCCGCGAGCAGCTCGTCGCCGCGGTCTGGGGCGAGGAGGCCCCGGCCAGCGCGACCGCCAACGTCTACACGTACGTCTCGTCGCTGCGCCAGGCGCTCGAACCGGCACGCGACCGCTGGGCGGCCGGGCAGCTGCTCACCTCGGGCGGTGGCATCTATCAGCTGCACGTCCCGCCGGAAGCGGTCGACGTGCTGCGTTTCGAGGCGTTGCGCGAGGCGGCCCGCGAGCAGCGCGCGGCCGGCGACCCGGCAGCCGAGCTGGCCGCGGTGGAGGCGGCGCTGGCGCTCTGGGGTGACGGCGAACCGATGGCGGGGGTGCCCGGCCCGTTCGCCGCGGCGCAGCGACTGCGGCTCACCGAACTGCGGCTGGCCACCGCCGACCGCCACGCGGTGCTGCTGGCCGGCCACACCACAGCCTCGCCGCTCACCGCCCACATCCAGCCCAGCCTCACAACCCCAGCACCCACCGCCCACACCCAGCCCAGCCTCACAACCCCAGCACCCACCGCCCACACCCAGCCCAGCCTCACAACCCCAGCACCCACCGCCCACACCCAGCCCAGCCTCACAACCCCAGCACCCACCGCCCACACCCAGCCCAGCCTCACAACCTCAGCACCCACCGGGCCCATCCAGCCCGGCGGCACGGCCGAGCCGCCCACCACCGCCGCCCGAACCGGACGCCGAACAGCACCCACCGCAGCCACCCAATTCCGCCCCACAGCCACCGCCCAGACCAACCGCACGGCCGCAGCGCCCAACAGCCACGCCCACCCCGGCCCCACAACCCCGCCGCCGACCGCCCGCACCCCGTCCGGACTCGGCCCCACAAGCTCGCTGCTCGCAGCCCGCACCCCGCCCGGACCCGGCCCCACAAGCTCGCTGCTCGCCGCCCGCTACGTGTCCGGGCCTGGCCCGGCCTCCGCGCTGCCGGCCGGCACCGCCCTGCCCGGCGGTCCGGCACTGCCCCATGCGCGCCGCTCTCCGGTGCCGCGGCAGCGACTGTTCCTCATCGGACGGACCGAGCAGGTGCGGCGCTTGCGTCACGCCGCCGCTGAGGCCCGCGCCGGGCGGGGCGTCAGCGTCCGGGTCGAAGGTGGCCCCGGGTCGGGCAAGACCGTGCTGGTGGCGGCCGCGCTGGACGGGTTCGAGCGGATCGGCTGGGCCACCGGCGACGAACTGGCCCAGCGCACGCCGCTCGGGGTGCTGATCGAGAGCGCGACCGGCGTCGACGACGCCCTCGCGGCACGCCTGCAGGAGCTGGCCGAAAACACGGACGCGGCACCCCCGCAGAAGCTGGCCGAGAACACGGAAGCCGCACCCCTGCAGGATGTGACCGACAGCATCGATGCGGCAGGCCTGCGCGAACCGCCCACCGACGACGATGCATGCGGCATCGTGGAGCGGGCCGCCGCCCTCGTGCGTGAGGCCGCAGCCGAGGCGCCGCTGATTCTGGTCGCCGACGACCTGCACTGGGCCGACCCCCTCACCGTACGGGTGTGGTCCGCCCTGACCGCCGGGATCGCACAGCATCCGCTGCTGCTGGTGGCGACCACCCGCCAGGCGACCGGTCCGCAGGGCGAGGTCGTCACCCTGCCCCCGCTCGACCCCGCCGCCGCGACCGCGCTGATCCGGGCCACCGCGCCGGAACCGCCCGAGCCCCGGCGGCTGGCCCGCATCCTCGACGACGCCGGCGGCAACCCGCACTATCTGCGGCACCTGGCCGAGGACCCGACCGGCGCGAGCCCGGCGGCCGCGGTCGGGGCGCACCTGGCGTCGCTGCCCGAGACCACCCGCGCCACCCTGCGCGGAGTCGCGTTCCTCGGCGCGTACGAGCTGACCCGTCCCGGCCCGCATCCGGTCGCCGCCCGGGTGTCCGAGCTGGCCGTCGTCACCGAGCGTGACCCGGACGAGGTCGCCGCCGCGCTCGCCCCGGCCCGTGACGCCGGCCTGCTGCGCCTCGACGGCGACCGGGCCGAGTTCCGGCACCGGGTGGTCGCCCGCACCCTGCACGAGGGCACGCCCGGCGCGCTGCGGGTCGCCCTGCACCGCTCGTTCGCCGACCGGATCGCGGCCGCCGCCGGGCCGCCCGAGCTGGTCGTCGCGCAACTGCTCGCGGGGGAGGTCCCGCTCGACGACAACATCGCCGCCTGGTTGTCCGCCGAGGTCGAGCCGCTGGCCAGGCGCGCGCCGCAGATCGCGGTGACCATGCTGCAGCGGGTCCGCGCCCATCACACCCTGGCTCCCGTCCGCCGTCTGACGCTGACGGCGTGGCTGGCCCGGCTGCTGCTGCGCGGCCGGCGCAACGCGGCGGCCGAGGCGGGCTGGGTGGCCGCCCGCACCCCCGACCACGACCTGGCGGGTGAGATGCGCTGGATCGCGGCCCGGTCGCACGAGCAACGGGGCCAGTTCGAGACCGCGGCCGAGATCGCCCGGACGGCTCTGCGCGAACCGTGGATCACTCCACTGTGGGCGGAGGCGCTGCGCACCCTGCTGGCCCGGGTCGACACCCGTCTGACCCGGTCGCGTCCGGCGCTGACCGGCGACCGCTCGTGAAAGGGCGGGAAGCAATTGACCGTACGGGATCACGAGCCGGCGCGAGCACGAATCGGGGGACGCTCATGAACGGCGAGGAGCGTTTGACCGTACGGGTTCTGGGGCCGGTGCGGGCGCGGATCGGTGAGCACGAGCCGGTGCTGGGCGCGGCGCGGCAGCGGGCCCTGTTCGCGCTGCTGGCGACCGCGGCCGGCCGGTACGTGAGCCGTGACGAGCTGATCGCCGGCATCTGGGGCGGGTCACCGCCGGCCACCGCCGCGGGCAGTGTCTACACCTACATCTCCGGGCTGCGCCGGGTGCTCGGCGCCGGCCACCTGTTGTCCGGGCCCGCCGGGTACGCGCTGCGGGTGGCGGCCGACGACGTGGACAGCGAACGGTTCGCGGCGCTGTGCGAGCAGGCCGCCGGGCGGTCCGGCAAGGAGGCCGTGGCGCTGCTGGACGAGGCGCTGCGCCTGTGGCACGGCGACGACGCGTACGCGGGTCTGTCGGGCCCCCGTTTCGAGCTGGCCCGCGCCCGGCTGGCCGAGCAGCGGCTCGCCGCCGTCGAGCAGCGGGCGCGGCTGCTCACCGAGCTCGGCGACGACGGTGTGGTGGCCGAACTGGCCGGGCTGGTCCGCGACCACCCGTTGCACGAGCCGCTGCACGAGCTGCTCATGATCGCCCTGGACCGGGCCGGGCGGCGCGCCGAGGCGCTGGAGGTCTACCGTTCGGCGCGGCACACGCTGCGGACCGAGCTGGGGGTCGAGCCGAGCGCCCGGTTCACCGAGGGTTACGAGCGGTTGCGCGCGCCCGCCGCGGCCGCCCGGCAGGAGCATCCGGTGCCGTCGCTGCTGCCGCCGCAGGTTGCCCGGGCACTGGCCGACGGCCGGTCGCGGGCGCCGCTGGCCGGCCGGGAGAGCGAGGTGAGCCGGCTGCGGGAGCTGGTGCGGGACCTGGCCGGCGGGCAGGGCGCGGCGGTGTGGGTCGAGGGCGAGCCCGGCATCGGCAAGTCGGAGCTGCTGACGGCGGCGTTCGCGGACGCCGGCGCGGCCGGTTGCCAGGTCGCCTGGGGCATCGCGGTCGAGCTCGACCAGCACGTCCCGCTGCAGGTGCTGATCCGCGCGCTGGGCCTGGAGGTGTCCTCGCCCGACAACCGGGTTGCGGCGGTGGCGGCCACGCTGCACACCGACGGCGAGGACGCGGCGGCCGACCGGTTGCTGTCCTACGTACGGGCGGCCTGCGCGATCGCCCCGCTGCTGCTGGTTGTGGACGACCTGCAGTGGGCCGGCCCGTCGGCGCTGCGGCTCTGGGACCGGCTCGTCGCGCTGACCCGGCGTCTGCCGCTGCTGCTGGTGGCCGCGGCCCGCGCCGAGCCGGACGGTGGCGAGCTGTCCCAGTTGCGCCGCCGGGTGCAGGCCCGGCACGGGCATCTGCTGCGGCTGGACGCGCTGCCCGACGAGGCCCTGGAGCAGCTGGTGGCGCGGCAGGTCGGCGCGGCGCTGGGCCCGAACCTGGCCGCGGTCGTGCCGAGCTCGGGCGGGAACCCGCTCTGCGCCCGTGAGATGACCGCCGCGCTGCAGCGGCGGGGCGTGGTCGAGGTGCACGGCGGCACGGCCGAGATTCCCGAATCGGTCGAGGTGAGGGCGCCCGACTCGCTGCTCGCGATGATGTACGCCACCGTCGGCCGGCTCTCCCCCGCGGCCCGCGAGGTGCTGCGCATGGCCGCGCTGCTGGGCGCCCAGTTCGCCGTCGAGGACCTGGTCGCGGTGACCGGGAGACCCCCGTACGAGCTGGTGGGTGACCTCGAGGAGGCGTTGAGCGCGAACATCGTGGTGGACGCGGGGCCGGCGCTGGCGTTCCGGCACCCGTTCCTGCGGCAGGCCCTGCACGACGGCATCCCCGAGGGCGAACGAGCCGGTCTGCATCGGCACACCGCCGAGGTGCTGGCCCGTCGCGGTGTCAGCGCGGTCACCCGGGTGGCCGAGCAGCTGGCCGCGGAGCCGCCGGTGATCGACGAGTGGGTGGTGTCGTGGCTGGCCGAGCATCACGCCGAGCTGGTGCGGCGGGCGCCGCGGATCGCCGGTGACCTGCTGCGCGGCGCCCTGGCCGGCGAACGGACCGGTCCCCGGCACCGCGAGCTGCTGCTGGTCGCCCTGGTGAAACTCGATTTCCGGTACGAGCGGTGGCCGATCGACGAGGCCCGGGAGGCGGCCGCGCTCGCCACCGACCCGGCCGACCGCGCCGAGATGCGCCAGTTGCTGGCCGCGATGCTGTTCCGGCGCGGCGAGACGAGCACGGCGATCGGCGTGCTCGAGGACGCCATGACGGACACCCGTACGCCGGGCATCTGGCACACGCGGCACCGGGTGCTGCTGGCCAACTTCCACCGCGGTCCGCTCGACGACCTGGACCGGGCCGACCGGACCGCCGCCGGCATCCACGAGCGGTCACTGCGCTCCGGGCAGCTCTACGAGGCCGCGTACGCGCTGCAGACGTCCTGGCTGACCAACTCGATCCGCCGCGATCACGAGCGGGCGCTGGCCTACACCGACCGCGCGCTGGCCCTGATGGAGGACCACCCGGACCTGCCCGGCATGTATCTCGACCTGCTCGACAACCGCATGTTCACGCTGCAGAACCTGGACCGGCTGGACGAGGCCGAGCAGACGCTGCGGTCGGCCGCGCTCTACGCCATCCGGCACCGGCTGCCGTCGGGGCTGCCGGTCGCCTCGGCGGTGCAGTTCTATTGGCGGGGCCGCTGGGACGACGCGACGGCCGAGGTGGACGCGGTCACCGAGGACGCGCCCGGGATCACCTTCCTGGGCATGCGCGAGCCGGGTGCGGTCAGCATGCTGCTGCACGGGGTCGGCGCGCTGATCGCCGCCCGGCGCGACGACCCGGTGCTGGCCCGCGCTCATCTGGAACTGGCCGAGACGCTGCCGGCCAGCGGCGCCGAACGCGAGAGCTGCGACTTCCTTCTGGTGGCGCGGTCGCTGGTGGCCGAGCAGGAGGGCCGGGCCGACGACGCGCTCGAGATCCTCGGCCCGCTGCTGGTGCCCGAGTACGCGCCGATGATGCTGCGGCACCAGTGGCTGCCCGCCGCGACCCGGCTGGCCCTGGAGGCGGGACGCCGTGACATCGCCGAGCGGGCCGGGCAGATCTGTGCCGGCGAGGCCGACCGCGAGGTCCATCCGGCCCGCGCCTTCACGGCCGCGGCGCTGTGCCGGGCCTTGCTCACCGGGGATCCGGCGCCGGCGCTGGCCGCGGTGGCCCGGTACCGCGCGGCGGGGCGGGTGGCCGAGCTGGCGTCGGCGCTGGAGGACGCCGCGGTGCTGCTGGCCGCGGCCCGCCGTCCGCACGAGGCAGCGGTCGCCGGCGGCGAGGCGGTGGCGATCTTCGAGGGGCTGGGCGCGGGCTGGGACCTGCGCCGGCTGCGGCGACGGCTTTCCGAGTACGGCGTCGACCCGGTCAGTGCAGGGTGATCTCGACCGGCCCCATCTTCTGCTCGGCCAGGCGACCGGCGTTGGCGGCGGCCGCCCGTACGGCCTGGGCAATGGCCTCCTGCAGCGCCTCGGCGTCCCGCTGCTCGTAGACCGCCGGATCCACCCGTACGGCCTGCAGCTTGCCCAGGCCGGTGGCGAGCACGGTGACCGTGCCGTCGGCGGAACGGCCCGTCACCACCGAACGCTCGAGGTCGCCCTGGGCGTCGCGCATCTGCTGCTCGAACGCCTGAGCACGCTCGAAGAACTCCTCCATGCCGGGCACGGCCACCTCCTAGAGAACCGCGGCCAGGCCCACGCTGTGCCGCTGGACGGTCAGGTCGGCGAGCGCGAGGGTTCGCGACGCCGCGGTGCGGGTGAGTCCCCAGGACAGCAGGTGCGCGGCCCGGACCGTACGCTCGGGCAGCCCCGCAGCCATCTCGGCCAGCGCGGCCCGCACGTCGTCGGGCACCTCGTGACCCCGGCGCACCAGATGCCGTACGACGATCTCGGCCAGCTCGGCGGTGCTGTAGGCGGGCATCGTCCAGCGCCGCCCGAACACCTCGTCGAGTCCCGGCACGGCACCGAGTTCGCGGGCCGCGTCCGGCTCGGCGAGCAGCACGACCACCGGGTCGCCGGGGGCCCGCCGCATGGCGCCGACCAGCTCGGCCACGATGTCCGGG from Paractinoplanes brasiliensis carries:
- a CDS encoding YbaB/EbfC family nucleoid-associated protein, which codes for MEEFFERAQAFEQQMRDAQGDLERSVVTGRSADGTVTVLATGLGKLQAVRVDPAVYEQRDAEALQEAIAQAVRAAAANAGRLAEQKMGPVEITLH
- a CDS encoding BTAD domain-containing putative transcriptional regulator, which translates into the protein MNGEERLTVRVLGPVRARIGEHEPVLGAARQRALFALLATAAGRYVSRDELIAGIWGGSPPATAAGSVYTYISGLRRVLGAGHLLSGPAGYALRVAADDVDSERFAALCEQAAGRSGKEAVALLDEALRLWHGDDAYAGLSGPRFELARARLAEQRLAAVEQRARLLTELGDDGVVAELAGLVRDHPLHEPLHELLMIALDRAGRRAEALEVYRSARHTLRTELGVEPSARFTEGYERLRAPAAAARQEHPVPSLLPPQVARALADGRSRAPLAGRESEVSRLRELVRDLAGGQGAAVWVEGEPGIGKSELLTAAFADAGAAGCQVAWGIAVELDQHVPLQVLIRALGLEVSSPDNRVAAVAATLHTDGEDAAADRLLSYVRAACAIAPLLLVVDDLQWAGPSALRLWDRLVALTRRLPLLLVAAARAEPDGGELSQLRRRVQARHGHLLRLDALPDEALEQLVARQVGAALGPNLAAVVPSSGGNPLCAREMTAALQRRGVVEVHGGTAEIPESVEVRAPDSLLAMMYATVGRLSPAAREVLRMAALLGAQFAVEDLVAVTGRPPYELVGDLEEALSANIVVDAGPALAFRHPFLRQALHDGIPEGERAGLHRHTAEVLARRGVSAVTRVAEQLAAEPPVIDEWVVSWLAEHHAELVRRAPRIAGDLLRGALAGERTGPRHRELLLVALVKLDFRYERWPIDEAREAAALATDPADRAEMRQLLAAMLFRRGETSTAIGVLEDAMTDTRTPGIWHTRHRVLLANFHRGPLDDLDRADRTAAGIHERSLRSGQLYEAAYALQTSWLTNSIRRDHERALAYTDRALALMEDHPDLPGMYLDLLDNRMFTLQNLDRLDEAEQTLRSAALYAIRHRLPSGLPVASAVQFYWRGRWDDATAEVDAVTEDAPGITFLGMREPGAVSMLLHGVGALIAARRDDPVLARAHLELAETLPASGAERESCDFLLVARSLVAEQEGRADDALEILGPLLVPEYAPMMLRHQWLPAATRLALEAGRRDIAERAGQICAGEADREVHPARAFTAAALCRALLTGDPAPALAAVARYRAAGRVAELASALEDAAVLLAAARRPHEAAVAGGEAVAIFEGLGAGWDLRRLRRRLSEYGVDPVSAG
- a CDS encoding AAA family ATPase; the protein is MRASVGGAEVAFGSARRTAVLCVLALRAGRAVSREQLVAAVWGEEAPASATANVYTYVSSLRQALEPARDRWAAGQLLTSGGGIYQLHVPPEAVDVLRFEALREAAREQRAAGDPAAELAAVEAALALWGDGEPMAGVPGPFAAAQRLRLTELRLATADRHAVLLAGHTTASPLTAHIQPSLTTPAPTAHTQPSLTTPAPTAHTQPSLTTPAPTAHTQPSLTTPAPTAHTQPSLTTSAPTGPIQPGGTAEPPTTAARTGRRTAPTAATQFRPTATAQTNRTAAAPNSHAHPGPTTPPPTARTPSGLGPTSSLLAARTPPGPGPTSSLLAARYVSGPGPASALPAGTALPGGPALPHARRSPVPRQRLFLIGRTEQVRRLRHAAAEARAGRGVSVRVEGGPGSGKTVLVAAALDGFERIGWATGDELAQRTPLGVLIESATGVDDALAARLQELAENTDAAPPQKLAENTEAAPLQDVTDSIDAAGLREPPTDDDACGIVERAAALVREAAAEAPLILVADDLHWADPLTVRVWSALTAGIAQHPLLLVATTRQATGPQGEVVTLPPLDPAAATALIRATAPEPPEPRRLARILDDAGGNPHYLRHLAEDPTGASPAAAVGAHLASLPETTRATLRGVAFLGAYELTRPGPHPVAARVSELAVVTERDPDEVAAALAPARDAGLLRLDGDRAEFRHRVVARTLHEGTPGALRVALHRSFADRIAAAAGPPELVVAQLLAGEVPLDDNIAAWLSAEVEPLARRAPQIAVTMLQRVRAHHTLAPVRRLTLTAWLARLLLRGRRNAAAEAGWVAARTPDHDLAGEMRWIAARSHEQRGQFETAAEIARTALREPWITPLWAEALRTLLARVDTRLTRSRPALTGDRS
- a CDS encoding response regulator transcription factor; this translates as MLRPAERNDAHVLVFAYEQVSAEVVTVLRRTALETGLPVVLVVNAITESELLVAIENRVVAILPRGAVSAERLVHSVTTAAAGGGVLPPNMVGELLKHIERLQREVLAPNGLNASGLTPREVDVLRLMADGKDTQEIAGELCYSERTVKNVIHNLTHRLKLRNRSHAVAYALRAGMI
- a CDS encoding RNA polymerase sigma factor, with the translated sequence MNSETEDSETEDADEGRFRRAYARDFESLLAYATRRVEQPADAADVVAETFLVAWRRRRELPDGDETRLWLYGVARNVLANHHRAGIRRERLGVRLRRRLTAVTRDPGAEVPERLAVHAALGSLGDLDREVLTLTVWEGLRPREAAIVLGISAAAVRTRLSRARARVREVLGDDPGCAGHVLDVLTATTPEEGR